The genomic region AGGCGACACCGAGGTCGGCCTCGCGAGCCTCGCCCGGGCCGTTCACGACACACCCCATGACGGCGACGCGCAGCGGCACCGGCAGACCCTCCAGGCCGGCGGTGACCTCCTCGGCGAGCTTGTAGACGTCCACCTGGGCCCGCCCACAGGACGGGCAGGAGACGATCTCCAGGCCGCGCTCGCGCAGGCCGAGCGACTCCAAGATCTGGTTGCCGACCTTGATCTCCTCGACCGGCGGCGCGGAGAGCGAGACCCGGATGGTGTCGCCGATCCCCTCGGCCAGCAGCGCCCCGAACGCCACCGCCGACTTGATGGTGCCCTGGAACGCCGGGCCGGCCTCGGTGACGCCCAGATGCAGCGGGTAGTCGCACTGCTCGGCGAGCTGCCGGTACGCCCGGATCATCACCACCGGGTCGTTGTGCTTGACCGAGATCTTGATGTCGCGGAAGCCGTGCTCCTCGAACAGCGAGCACTCCCAGAGCGCCGACTCCACGAGCGCCTCGGCAGTGGCCTTGCCGTACTTGCTGAGCAGCCGCTTGTCCAGCGAGCCCGCGTTCACGCCGATCCGGATCGGCACACCCGCGTCGCTCGCGGCCCGGGCGATCTCCTTGACCTTGTCGTCGAACTGCCGGATGTTGCCGGGGTTGACCCGCACGGCGGCGCACCCGGCGTCGATCGCGGCGAAGACGTACTTCGGCTGGAAGTGGATGTCGGCGATCACCGGGATCTGCGACTTCTTGGCGATCGCGGGCAGCGCCTCGACGTCGTCCTGCGACGGCACCGCGACCCGGACGATCTGGCAGCCGCTGGCGGTGAGTTCGGCGATCTGCTGCAACGTGGCGTTGACGTCGGCGGTGAGGGTGGTGGTCATCGACTGCACCGACACCGGCGCGCCGCCGCCGACCGGGACCGAGCCCACCATGATCTGGCGGCTGGCCCGGCGCGGCGCGAGCGGCGGGGGCGGTACGGGAGGCATACCCAGGCTGACAGCGGTCACTTCAGGCACTCACCTTGAGAAGAGCGTGATCGGGTTGACGACGTCCGCGGTGATGGTCAGCAGCGTGAACGCGCCACCGATCAGGATCACCGCGTACGTGAACGGCATGAGCTTGAGGTAGTCGACGCGGCCCGGATCCGGGCGGCGCAACCGGGCGTAGACCCAGGAGCGGGCCCGTTCGAACCAGGCGATGGCGATGTGGCCGCCGTCGAGCGGAAGCAGCGGCAGCAGGTTGAAGACGCCGATGAAGAAGTTCAGCGAGACGAAGAGCATGAAGAACACCAGCCAGGCGTTGTTCTCCACGGCCTCGCCGCCCAGCCGACTCGCGCCGACGACGCTGATCGGGGTGTCCACGTCGCGCTCGCCGCCGGTGATGGCGGTCCAGAGCGCCGGGACCTTCTGGGGAATCCGCTGCAGCGCGTGCAGCGTGCCGACCGCCATCTCGCCGGTGAAGTCGGCGGTCGCGCCGAACGCGGCCACCGGCCCGTACGTGACGCGGGTGGGGGTGCTGGGGATCAGGCCGACGCCGAGCGCGGCGACCGGGCCGACCGCGCCCTTCGGGTCGTCCAGCGGCGCGCGCTCGGTCTTCGCGAGGGTGGTGGTCACCTGGCCCGGCTGCCCGTCCCGGACGTAGCCGATGGTCGCGGTGCTGCCCGGCTGGAGGCCGCGCAGCGTGGTGAGCAGCTGCCCGTAGTTGTTGATCGGCATGCCGTTGAGCGAGGTGACCCGGTCGCCGTCGCGCAGCTGGGCCTGGGCGGCCGGGCTCGCCGCGTCGCCCGGGGCGCAGGCGCGAGCGGTGTTGTCCGGCACCACGCAGTCGCTGAGCGTGATGACGGCCGGCTCCTGGCGAGCCTGCTGCTCGGTGGTCGGGTAGGCCGGGTTGGGCAAGCCGGCCGAGACGGCGAGGATCCAGAGCGTCACCAGCGCGAGCGCGAAGTGGGTGACCGAACCCGCCGACATCACGACGGTCCGCTTCCACACCGGGTAGCGCCACATGGCCCGCTTCTCGTCGCCCGGCTCGACGTCGTCGTCCTGCGGGGTCATCCCGACGATCTTGCAGAAGCCGCCGAGGGGGATGCCCTTGACGCCGTA from Micromonospora sp. WMMD812 harbors:
- a CDS encoding site-2 protease family protein translates to MSYLLGVVLFALAILISVSLHEAGHMLTAKAFGMKVTRYFVGFGPTLWSFRRGETEYGVKGIPLGGFCKIVGMTPQDDDVEPGDEKRAMWRYPVWKRTVVMSAGSVTHFALALVTLWILAVSAGLPNPAYPTTEQQARQEPAVITLSDCVVPDNTARACAPGDAASPAAQAQLRDGDRVTSLNGMPINNYGQLLTTLRGLQPGSTATIGYVRDGQPGQVTTTLAKTERAPLDDPKGAVGPVAALGVGLIPSTPTRVTYGPVAAFGATADFTGEMAVGTLHALQRIPQKVPALWTAITGGERDVDTPISVVGASRLGGEAVENNAWLVFFMLFVSLNFFIGVFNLLPLLPLDGGHIAIAWFERARSWVYARLRRPDPGRVDYLKLMPFTYAVILIGGAFTLLTITADVVNPITLFSR
- the ispG gene encoding flavodoxin-dependent (E)-4-hydroxy-3-methylbut-2-enyl-diphosphate synthase, translated to MTAVSLGMPPVPPPPLAPRRASRQIMVGSVPVGGGAPVSVQSMTTTLTADVNATLQQIAELTASGCQIVRVAVPSQDDVEALPAIAKKSQIPVIADIHFQPKYVFAAIDAGCAAVRVNPGNIRQFDDKVKEIARAASDAGVPIRIGVNAGSLDKRLLSKYGKATAEALVESALWECSLFEEHGFRDIKISVKHNDPVVMIRAYRQLAEQCDYPLHLGVTEAGPAFQGTIKSAVAFGALLAEGIGDTIRVSLSAPPVEEIKVGNQILESLGLRERGLEIVSCPSCGRAQVDVYKLAEEVTAGLEGLPVPLRVAVMGCVVNGPGEAREADLGVASGNGKGQIFVKGQVVKTVPEAQIVETLIEEALRIADEMGAELPEELRGMITGPTVTVH